The proteins below are encoded in one region of Erinaceus europaeus chromosome 15, mEriEur2.1, whole genome shotgun sequence:
- the SCNN1G gene encoding amiloride-sensitive sodium channel subunit gamma: MAPGQKIKAKIKKNLPVRGPQAPTIKELMRWYCLNTNTHGCRRIVVSRGRLRRLLWILFTLTAVCLIFWQCALLVFSFYTVSVSIKVHFQKLDFPAVTICNINPYKYSAVRHLLAELEEDTRQTLKNLYGFSEMTPRRRREAESWGLAQEGRHPRFLNTIPLLLLETGEPGQAREFLTGRKRKVSGKVIHKAADVVQVHDSRKVVGFQLCSNDTSDCVLYNFSSGINAIQEWYKLHYMNIMAQVPQEKKINMSYSAEELLVTCSFDGMSCDARNFTLFHHPMYGNCYTFNSRQNETVSTSMGGSEYGLQVILNINEEEYNPFLVSSTGAKVIVHRQDEYPFIEDVGTEIETAMATSIGMHLTESFKLSEPYSQCTEDGSDVPVENIYKTAYSLQICLHSCFQMKMVEKCGCAQYSQPLPDKASYCNYQQHPNWMYCYYQLHQAFIREELGCQSVCQEACSFKEWALTTSLAQWPSAVSEDWLLSVLAWDQGQPMRKKLNKTDLAKLLIYYKDLNQKSIVESPANSIEMLLSNFGGQLGLWMSCSVVCIIEIIEVFFIDCFSIIARRRWQRAREWWARRTLPAPEATPRAGGQDNPTLDVDDDLPTFTSALRLPPALGAQVPGTPPPKYNTLHLDRSFSAQLKDTQLPPTEV, translated from the exons ATGGCTCCCGGGCAGAAGATCAAAGCCAAGATCAAAAAGAACCTGCCGGTGAGGGGCCCCCAGGCGCCCACCATCAAGGAGCTGATGCGCTGGTACTGTCTCAACACCAACACGCACGGCTGCCGCCGCATCGTGGTGTCCCGCGGCCGGCTACGCCGCCTGCTCTGGATCCTCTTCACGCTCACGGCCGTGTGCCTCATCTTCTGGCAGTGCGCTCTGCTTGTCTTCTCCTTCTACACTGTCTCCGTCTCCATCAAAGTCCATTTCCAGAAGCTGGACTTCCCAGCTGTCACCATCTGCAACATCAATCCTTATAA GTACAGTGCCGTGCGGCACCTGCTGGCAGAACTAGAGGAGGATACCAGGCAGACCCTGAAGAACCTGTACGGCTTCTCTGAGATGACGCCCCGCAGACGCCGTGAGGCAGAGTCCTGGGGTTTGGCCCAGGAGGGCAGGCACCCCAGATTCCTCAACACCATCCCACTGCTGCTGTTGGAGACGGGcgagccaggccaggccagggagTTCCTGACCGGGAGGAAGCGGAAAGTCAGCGGGAAGGTCATCCACAAGGCCGCCGACGTCGTGCAGGTCCACGACTCCAGGAAGGTGGTGGGATTCCAGCTG TGTTCCAACGACACATCCGACTGTGTCCTCTACAACTTCAGCTCGGGGATCAATGCCATCCAGGAGTGGTACAAATTGCACTACATGAACATCATGGCGCAGGTGCCCCAGGAGAAGAAGATCAACATGAGCTACTCTGCTGAGGAGCTGCTGGTCACCTGCTCCTTTGACGGCATGTCTTGTGATGCCAG GAACTTCACGCTGTTCCACCATCCCATGTATGGGAATTGCTACACGTTCAACAGCAGACAGAACGAGACAGTCAGCACTTCCATGGGAGGCAGTGAATATG ggctgcaggtcatcTTGAATATCAACGAAGAAGAGTACAACCCCTTCCTGGTGTCCTCCACTGGGGCAAAGGTGATCGTCCACCGGCAGGATGAGTACCCCTTCATTGAGGACGTGGGGACAGAGATCGAGACTGCCATGGCCACCTCTATAGGCATGCACCTG ACCGAGTCCTTCAAGCTGAGTGAGCCCTACAGCCAGTGCACCGAGGATGGCAGTGACGTTCCCGTGGAGAACATCTACAAGACGGCCTATTCCCTGCAG ATCTGCCTTCACTCCTGCTTCCAGATGAAGATGGTGGAGAAATGCGGGTGCGCCCAGTACAGCCAGCCGCTGCCCGACAAAGCCAGCTACTGCAACTACCAGCAGCACCCCAACTGGA TGTACTGCTACTACCAGCTGCACCAGGCCTTCATCCGGGAGGAGCTGGGCTGCCAGTCAGTGTGCCAGGAGGCCTGCAG CTTTAAGGAATGGGCCCTGACCACCAGCCTGGCCCAGTGGCCCTCCGCCGTCTCTGAG GATTGGCTGCTGTCTGTTCTTGCTTGGGACCAAGGCCAACCAATGAGGAAAAAGCTCAATAA GACAGACTTGGCCAAACTCTTGATATACTACAAAGACCTGAACCAGAAGTCCATTGTGGAGAGCCCCGCCAACAGC ATAGAGATGCTTCTGTCCAACTTCGGCGGCCAGCTGGGCCTGTGGATGAGCTGCTCGGTGGTCTGCATCATTGAGATCATTGAGGTTTTCTTCATCGACTGCTTCTCCATCATCGCCCGTCGCCGCTGGCAGAGAGCCAGGGAGTGGTGGGCACGACGGACACTCCCAGCCCCTGAGGCCACCCCTAGGGCCGGCGGACAGGACAACCCCACCCTGGATGTGGACGACGACCTACCTACCTTCACCTCTGCCCTGCGCCTGCCTCCGGCCCTTGGGGCCCAAgtgccaggcacaccaccacccaagtACAACACCCTACACCTGGACCGATCCTTCTCTGCCCAGCTCAAAGACACCCAGCTGCCACCCACCGAGGTCTGA